A genomic window from Treponema maltophilum ATCC 51939 includes:
- a CDS encoding Cof-type HAD-IIB family hydrolase, with amino-acid sequence MSDRIEAKIIALDLDDTLLKTDLTISDYTVGIIQKAVNRGIYVTLCSGRTDNAILPYVRRLEIAGTQGGRYIIAQNGASIIDLHERKVIYSRFVDSDVLVRAFRIANNNGFACQVYDPSTIYIPFKNKWADTDLKLSRLKERVVPNFEEFLTEKQHAKMVISGEPADIARLESDLRTELGGTCVLFTSKPFFLEILPKDTGKGEALLWLAERLGVPQKNTMAFGDAMNDESMIRLAGCSVAMKNGSEAIKKLAAYTSEFTNDEDGVARFIEKHVL; translated from the coding sequence ATGTCCGACCGCATAGAAGCGAAGATAATCGCCCTCGACCTTGACGACACCCTCTTAAAGACCGATTTAACGATATCCGATTATACCGTCGGCATTATACAAAAAGCGGTCAACCGCGGAATATATGTTACGCTCTGTTCCGGCCGAACCGATAACGCCATTTTGCCTTATGTGCGCAGGCTGGAGATTGCGGGAACGCAAGGCGGCCGCTACATTATTGCGCAAAACGGCGCTTCGATTATCGATTTGCATGAGCGAAAAGTCATATATAGCCGCTTTGTCGATTCCGATGTGCTTGTGCGCGCGTTCCGTATCGCAAACAACAACGGCTTTGCCTGCCAAGTGTACGACCCGAGTACGATTTACATTCCGTTTAAAAACAAATGGGCGGATACCGATCTTAAACTCAGCCGTTTAAAAGAACGGGTTGTTCCGAACTTTGAAGAATTCCTTACCGAAAAACAACACGCAAAAATGGTTATATCGGGAGAACCCGCCGACATTGCGCGGCTCGAATCCGATCTTCGCACAGAACTCGGCGGCACATGCGTTTTATTTACGAGTAAGCCGTTTTTTCTTGAAATCCTTCCCAAAGACACGGGAAAGGGCGAAGCCCTCTTGTGGCTTGCCGAACGTTTGGGCGTTCCGCAAAAAAACACGATGGCCTTCGGAGACGCTATGAACGACGAAAGCATGATTCGACTCGCCGGATGCTCCGTCGCGATGAAAAACGGCTCGGAGGCGATAAAAAAACTCGC